A single window of Oreochromis aureus strain Israel breed Guangdong linkage group 7, ZZ_aureus, whole genome shotgun sequence DNA harbors:
- the brf2 gene encoding transcription factor IIIB 50 kDa subunit, whose translation MSAAGMRCPACGSTNIVDDDLYSQAQLVCVDCGSVVSEGVLANDPVGGSDVSFSRTTAVAKRPCANLIKGQQRVKAICRILMVNREIEDLSHTYYKMAYEHKAFLKVSLQKKDILTGCCVLVSCRQLNWPITVGTISCLLDADSMVVGAIYQEMVKNLSIEAPIINVTDVIGAHCHEYKISSLDVPEELAENSRELTKRAVALVELAADSWIVTGRKPIPIMMAATYLAWQSLKPNKHRLKFSLDKFCQVAKVKKLKSAMTRVAEIKEVLCKLGKEIPWVRETVTPDNVIQLVECILQNRYALLRRAMRTHEDALLEESQASCAEAPPESSSQISECADQTPITSFVKQNGSNSDGKEKPGDVDYNPRVLPEHSGTQESQNPPQNWGKRVLFAPPCVIHAKKRRAEQPEHTDVTGDEEISDSEIDSYIRTPQEARDFALMQQMLSLSDSAKS comes from the exons ATGTCTGCTGCTGGTATGCGCTGTCCAGCCTGCGGCTCCACAAACATTGTAGACGATGACCTGTACTCTCAGGCTCAGCTCGTGTGTGTGGACTGCGGCTCTGTGGTGTCCGAGGGAGTCCTGGCTAATGATCCAGTAGGAGGTTCAG ATGTCAGCTTCAGTCGAACCACTGCTGTTGCCAAAAGGCCGTGCGCAAACCTGATAAAAG GTCAGCAGCGTGTGAAAGCCATATGTCGGATTCTCATGGTCAACAGGGAGATTGAGGATCTCTCACACACGTATTACAAGATGGCCTATGAGCATAAAGCTTTCCTCAAAGTTAGCCTTCAGAAAAAAGATATTCTTACTGGTTGTTGTGTGCTTGTAAGCTGCAGGCAGCTCAATTGGCCCATTACTGTGGGAACCATCAGCTGCCTGCTGGATGCCGACTCGATGGTGGTGGGAGCGATTTATCAAGAAATGGTCAAGAACCTCAGCATTGAGGCCCCGATCATCAACGTCACTGATGTAATAGGAGCTCACTGTCATGA ATACAAAATTAGCTCGCTCGATGTTCCTGAAGAATTGGCTGAGAATTCGAGGGAGCTGACCAAACGAGCTGTGGCCCTGGTAGAGCTGGCAGCAGATTCCTGGATTGTGACTGGCCGTAAGCCCATTCCCATAATGATGGCAGCAACGTATTTGGCCTGGCAATCCTTAAAACCCAACAAGCATCGCCTGAAATTCTCCCTGGACAAGTTCTGTCAGGTTGCCAAAGTGAAAAAGCTCAAGTCTGCTATGACAAGAGTAGCTGAAATCAAGGAGGTGTTGTGTAAGCTAGGCAAGGAAATACCCTGGGTCAGGGAAACAGTGACACCGGATAATGTTATTCAGCTAGTTGAATGCATTCTGCAGAACAGGTACGCCCTGCTAAGGAGGGCTATGAGAACCCACGAGGACGCTCTGCTGGAGGAGAGTCAAGCCAGCTGTGCTGAGGCTCCGCCTGAGTCTTCCTCCCAAATCTCTGAGTGCGCAGATCAGACTCCAATTACGTCTTTTGTGAAACAAAATGGGTCGAATTCTGACGGCAAAGAGAAGCCAGGAGATGTCGACTATAATCCACGTGTACTGCCAGAGCACAGCGGCACTCAGGAGAGTCAAAATCCACCTCAAAACTGGGGGAAAAGAGTTCTGTTTGCTCCTCCATGTGTCATTCATGCGAAGAAAAGGAGAGCGGAGCAGCCTGAACACACGGATGTGACCGGTGATGAGGAAATCTCTGACAGCGAAATTGACTCATACATTCGCACACCTCAGGAGGCTCGAGACTTCGCTCTAATGCAGCAGATGCTGTCTTTGTCtgacagtgctaaatcataa